Within Candidatus Hydrogenedentota bacterium, the genomic segment GAAGGCGAGGGTGAAGGCGAGGGTGAAGGTGAGGGTGAGGGCGAGGGATTGACTGAGACTTTTCAAGAGATCTTGTTGCTGTTTAGCGAACTGGATGTTGACGTCGATGGGTCATTGACACTCGACGAGATAACCGCTGAGTTTGGCACGGTGACCGCAGAAGCGTTCGGTATTCTGGACGCAAACGGAGACGGGCTCCTGACACGCGATGAGCTGTCCAGTCATGTTGGCGAGGGTGAAGGCGAGGGTGAAGGCGAGGGTGAAGGCGAGGGCGAGGGCGAGGGTGAGGGTGAGGGTGAGGGTGAGGGTGAGGGCGAGGGCGAAACCGGTTGTGC encodes:
- a CDS encoding EF-hand domain-containing protein, producing EGEGEGEGEGEGEGEGLTETFQEILLLFSELDVDVDGSLTLDEITAEFGTVTAEAFGILDANGDGLLTRDELSSHVGEGEGEGEGEGEGEGEGEGEGEGEGEGEGEGETGCAAGKSTIPESIRRALGELWILGVATLVMLNWKRRILPEHRP